In Pseudopipra pipra isolate bDixPip1 chromosome 5, bDixPip1.hap1, whole genome shotgun sequence, the following proteins share a genomic window:
- the USP44 gene encoding ubiquitin carboxyl-terminal hydrolase 44 isoform X2, translating into MDKCKHVGRLRLAQDHSILNPQKWHCMDCNTTESVWACLSCSHVACGRYIEEHALKHFQESRHPVALEVNDLYVFCYLCDDYVLNDNATGDLKLLRSTLSAIKSQNYECTTRSGRTLRSMGTSDDSYLSHGGAQATLRNADRMFTALWHRRRAFLGKIFRSWLELTPTGKRILEEERRREEAEEKKDKARKRRQERKRELKAEMEKMPPRKSSRLQNQIRMSSKTEPCPQKASQNMESVAELKETYTSDELRLKKISDSPIKRRPTVTPGVTGLRNLGNTCYMNSVLQVLSHLLIFRECFLKLDLNQTQELLATATNGKTRSSSKHPSVAASTLHVNENQEKVKGSVRRPSLSSGLSGGASKSMELIQPREPSSKHISLCHELHTLFQVMWSGKWALVSPFAMLHSVWRLIPAFRGYAQQDAQEFLCELLDKVQQELETTGTRYPALIPASQRKLIKQVLTVVNNIFHGQLLSQVTCLACDNKSNTIEPFWDLSLEFPERYHCNGKEMMSSQYPCLLTEMLAKFTETEALEGKIYACDQCNIILTEAQKQLMVCRLPQVLRLHLKRFRWSGRNHREKIGVHVSFDQILNMEPYCCRESLKSLRPDCFIYDLSAVVMHHGKGFGSGHYTAYCYNSEGGFWVHCNDSKLNMCTMEEVCKAQAYILFYSQRLTQANGHGKVPCPSTAESQQHTELAGCSMDNSSS; encoded by the exons ATGGATAAGTGTAAGCATGTGGGACGTCTGCGACTGGCCCAAGATCACTCCATTCTCAATCCACAGAAATGGCATTGCATGGACTGCAATACTACGGAATCTGTGTGGGCGTGCCTCAGCTGCTCACATGTGGCATGTGGAAGATACATCGAAGAACATGCACTAAAGCACTTTCAGGAGAGCAGGCACCCCGTGGCATTGGAAGTAAATGATCTGTATGTTTTCTGTTATCTCTGCGACGATTACGTTCTCAATGATAACGCAACTGGTGATTTGAAGCTGTTGCGGAGTACGTTAAGTGCAATCAAGAGTCAAAACTATGAGTGCACTACTCGGAGCGGGAGGACTTTGCGTTCTATGGGTACAAGTGATGATTCCTACCTTTCACATGGTGGTGCCCAAGCCACGCTTCGGAATGCAGATCGAATGTTCACGGCTCTCTGGCACCGACGGCGCGCGTTCCTCGGCAAAATATTCAGATCGTGGCTTGAGCTGACACCTACTGGAAAAAGGATTTTGGAAGAAGAAAGACGTCGggaagaagcagaggaaaaaaaggacaaagctAGGAAGAGAAGACAAGAACGAAAGCGTGAGTTGAaagcagagatggaaaagaTGCCTCCAAGAAAGAGCAGTCGTTTACAAAATCAGATTAGAATGTCTTCAAAAACAGAACCCTGCCCTCAAAAAGCATCACAGAACATGGAATCTGTGGCAGAGTTGAAAGAGACATATACCTCAGATGAATtgagattgaaaaaaataagtgaCTCTCCAATTAAACGAAGGCCCACAGTGACTCCTGGGGTAACAGGACTGAGAAACCTGGGAAATACATGCTATATGAATTCTGTCCTGCAGGTATTAAGTCACTTACTTATTTTTCGAGAGTGCTTTTTAAAGCTTGATCTCAATCAAACTCAGGAACTACTGGCAACAGCAACCAATGGTAAAACAAGATCTTCGTCTAAACACCCATCAGTAGCTGCCTCAACATTACATGTGAATGAGAACCAAGAGAAAGTAAAGGGATCTGTGAGGCGGCCTAGTTTATCCTCTGGATTAAGTGGAGGAGCATCAAAAAGTATGGAACTCATTCAGCCCAGGGAGCCCAGTTCAAAGCATATTTCTCTCTGTCATGAGCTGCATACTCTGTTCCAGGTTATGTGGTCTGGCAAATGGGCACTGGTGTCTCCTTTTGCCATGCTTCATTCTGTGTGGAGACTAATTCCAGCCTTCAGAGGATATGCCCAACAAGATGCTCAGGAATTTCTCTGTGAACTTTTGGATAAAGTACAGCAGGAACTGGAGACTACAGGGACCAGATACCCAGCTCTTATCCCTGCTTCTCAAAGAAAACTTATAAAACAGGTTTTGACTGTGGTTAACAACATTTTTCATGGACAGCTATTGAGTCAG GTTACATGTCTTGCCTGTGACAATAAATCAAATACCATAGAACCTTTCTGGGACCTGTCCCTGGAGTTTCCCGAGAGGTACCACTGCAACGGCAAGGAGATGATGTCGTCTCAGTATCCATGTCTGCTGACAGAAATGCTGGCCAAGTTTACAGAAACTGAAGCTTTGGAAGGAAAGATATATGCATGTGATCAGTGCAACA TTATACTCACAGAAGCTCAGAAGCAGCTTATGGTGTGTCGACTACCTCAGGTTCTCAGATTACACCTTAAACGGTTTAG GTGGTCAGGACGCAATCATCGTGAGAAGATTGGCGTACATGTTAGTTTTGACCAAATACTAAACATGGAGCCTTATTGCTGCAGAGAATCCCTCAAGTCTCTCCGGCCTGACTGCTTCATCTACGACTTGTCCGCTGTGGTAATGCATCACGGGAAAGGATTTGGCTCAGGGCACTACACTGCCTACTGCTACAATTCAGAAGGAG GATTTTGGGTACACTGCAATGATTCCAAACTCAACATGTGCACTATGGAAGAAGTATGCAAGGCTCAAGCCTACATTTTGTTTTACAGTCAACGACTTACTCAGGCAAATGGACATGGTAAAGTACCATGTCCTAGCACAGCTGAAAGTCAGCAGCACACAGAATTAGCTGGCTGTTCCATGGACAACAGTAGCAGCTAA
- the USP44 gene encoding ubiquitin carboxyl-terminal hydrolase 44 isoform X1, which yields MDKCKHVGRLRLAQDHSILNPQKWHCMDCNTTESVWACLSCSHVACGRYIEEHALKHFQESRHPVALEVNDLYVFCYLCDDYVLNDNATGDLKLLRSTLSAIKSQNYECTTRSGRTLRSMGTSDDSYLSHGGAQATLRNADRMFTALWHRRRAFLGKIFRSWLELTPTGKRILEEERRREEAEEKKDKARKRRQERKRELKAEMEKMPPRKSSRLQNQIRMSSKTEPCPQKASQNMESVAELKETYTSDELRLKKISDSPIKRRPTVTPGVTGLRNLGNTCYMNSVLQVLSHLLIFRECFLKLDLNQTQELLATATNGKTRSSSKHPSVAASTLHVNENQEKVKGSVRRPSLSSGLSGGASKSMELIQPREPSSKHISLCHELHTLFQVMWSGKWALVSPFAMLHSVWRLIPAFRGYAQQDAQEFLCELLDKVQQELETTGTRYPALIPASQRKLIKQVLTVVNNIFHGQLLSQVTCLACDNKSNTIEPFWDLSLEFPERYHCNGKEMMSSQYPCLLTEMLAKFTETEALEGKIYACDQCNTKRRKFSSKPVILTEAQKQLMVCRLPQVLRLHLKRFRWSGRNHREKIGVHVSFDQILNMEPYCCRESLKSLRPDCFIYDLSAVVMHHGKGFGSGHYTAYCYNSEGGFWVHCNDSKLNMCTMEEVCKAQAYILFYSQRLTQANGHGKVPCPSTAESQQHTELAGCSMDNSSS from the exons ATGGATAAGTGTAAGCATGTGGGACGTCTGCGACTGGCCCAAGATCACTCCATTCTCAATCCACAGAAATGGCATTGCATGGACTGCAATACTACGGAATCTGTGTGGGCGTGCCTCAGCTGCTCACATGTGGCATGTGGAAGATACATCGAAGAACATGCACTAAAGCACTTTCAGGAGAGCAGGCACCCCGTGGCATTGGAAGTAAATGATCTGTATGTTTTCTGTTATCTCTGCGACGATTACGTTCTCAATGATAACGCAACTGGTGATTTGAAGCTGTTGCGGAGTACGTTAAGTGCAATCAAGAGTCAAAACTATGAGTGCACTACTCGGAGCGGGAGGACTTTGCGTTCTATGGGTACAAGTGATGATTCCTACCTTTCACATGGTGGTGCCCAAGCCACGCTTCGGAATGCAGATCGAATGTTCACGGCTCTCTGGCACCGACGGCGCGCGTTCCTCGGCAAAATATTCAGATCGTGGCTTGAGCTGACACCTACTGGAAAAAGGATTTTGGAAGAAGAAAGACGTCGggaagaagcagaggaaaaaaaggacaaagctAGGAAGAGAAGACAAGAACGAAAGCGTGAGTTGAaagcagagatggaaaagaTGCCTCCAAGAAAGAGCAGTCGTTTACAAAATCAGATTAGAATGTCTTCAAAAACAGAACCCTGCCCTCAAAAAGCATCACAGAACATGGAATCTGTGGCAGAGTTGAAAGAGACATATACCTCAGATGAATtgagattgaaaaaaataagtgaCTCTCCAATTAAACGAAGGCCCACAGTGACTCCTGGGGTAACAGGACTGAGAAACCTGGGAAATACATGCTATATGAATTCTGTCCTGCAGGTATTAAGTCACTTACTTATTTTTCGAGAGTGCTTTTTAAAGCTTGATCTCAATCAAACTCAGGAACTACTGGCAACAGCAACCAATGGTAAAACAAGATCTTCGTCTAAACACCCATCAGTAGCTGCCTCAACATTACATGTGAATGAGAACCAAGAGAAAGTAAAGGGATCTGTGAGGCGGCCTAGTTTATCCTCTGGATTAAGTGGAGGAGCATCAAAAAGTATGGAACTCATTCAGCCCAGGGAGCCCAGTTCAAAGCATATTTCTCTCTGTCATGAGCTGCATACTCTGTTCCAGGTTATGTGGTCTGGCAAATGGGCACTGGTGTCTCCTTTTGCCATGCTTCATTCTGTGTGGAGACTAATTCCAGCCTTCAGAGGATATGCCCAACAAGATGCTCAGGAATTTCTCTGTGAACTTTTGGATAAAGTACAGCAGGAACTGGAGACTACAGGGACCAGATACCCAGCTCTTATCCCTGCTTCTCAAAGAAAACTTATAAAACAGGTTTTGACTGTGGTTAACAACATTTTTCATGGACAGCTATTGAGTCAG GTTACATGTCTTGCCTGTGACAATAAATCAAATACCATAGAACCTTTCTGGGACCTGTCCCTGGAGTTTCCCGAGAGGTACCACTGCAACGGCAAGGAGATGATGTCGTCTCAGTATCCATGTCTGCTGACAGAAATGCTGGCCAAGTTTACAGAAACTGAAGCTTTGGAAGGAAAGATATATGCATGTGATCAGTGCAACA CAAAACGAAGGAAGTTTTCTTCTAAACCAGTTATACTCACAGAAGCTCAGAAGCAGCTTATGGTGTGTCGACTACCTCAGGTTCTCAGATTACACCTTAAACGGTTTAG GTGGTCAGGACGCAATCATCGTGAGAAGATTGGCGTACATGTTAGTTTTGACCAAATACTAAACATGGAGCCTTATTGCTGCAGAGAATCCCTCAAGTCTCTCCGGCCTGACTGCTTCATCTACGACTTGTCCGCTGTGGTAATGCATCACGGGAAAGGATTTGGCTCAGGGCACTACACTGCCTACTGCTACAATTCAGAAGGAG GATTTTGGGTACACTGCAATGATTCCAAACTCAACATGTGCACTATGGAAGAAGTATGCAAGGCTCAAGCCTACATTTTGTTTTACAGTCAACGACTTACTCAGGCAAATGGACATGGTAAAGTACCATGTCCTAGCACAGCTGAAAGTCAGCAGCACACAGAATTAGCTGGCTGTTCCATGGACAACAGTAGCAGCTAA